A part of Planococcus sp. MB-3u-03 genomic DNA contains:
- a CDS encoding diacylglycerol/lipid kinase family protein: protein MEIVFIINPTAGNGAALRKWRKFSETIDFPYEQFVTRSPGHAFQLVEQLKQRERKTLVIGFGGDGTMREIAAAAAGAELLFIASVPAGSGNDFARSFSCFAMAHEISRFLACPGGLLTDIGQVGVKSEQLFASSSGIGFDAAVAHAVNHSRMKRWLNKFGLGKLAYLIFVVTTLFAFKKFRLTVESDEALYHYEDVWLATVSNQPYFGGGMKISPNSSVHDGQLELTVVHRLPRLKLLAVFGTVFSGSHTKFSEVVQFSGKHFSLAVDRPVPRHMDGDDAGMADAQEPLEFRVSTKQWQQAKL, encoded by the coding sequence ATGGAGATTGTCTTTATCATTAATCCAACAGCCGGCAACGGGGCGGCACTTAGGAAATGGCGCAAGTTTTCCGAAACGATCGATTTCCCCTACGAACAATTCGTCACTCGTTCTCCAGGACATGCGTTTCAATTGGTCGAACAATTGAAACAAAGGGAACGGAAAACCTTGGTGATCGGCTTTGGCGGAGATGGGACGATGCGTGAAATTGCTGCAGCTGCGGCCGGGGCGGAGCTTTTATTCATCGCTTCGGTTCCCGCCGGGTCGGGCAATGATTTTGCCCGCAGCTTCAGCTGTTTTGCCATGGCGCATGAAATCAGCCGTTTTTTGGCATGCCCTGGAGGATTGCTGACCGATATCGGGCAAGTAGGAGTTAAATCGGAGCAGCTATTTGCCAGCAGTTCCGGCATCGGCTTTGACGCAGCTGTCGCACATGCTGTCAATCATTCGCGAATGAAACGATGGCTGAATAAATTCGGTCTCGGCAAATTGGCGTATTTGATTTTCGTCGTCACGACATTGTTTGCATTCAAGAAGTTCCGCCTGACGGTCGAATCGGATGAAGCGCTGTACCATTACGAGGACGTATGGCTCGCCACCGTCAGCAATCAGCCGTATTTTGGCGGCGGTATGAAGATTTCACCTAATTCGTCTGTCCATGATGGCCAGCTCGAATTGACGGTCGTTCACCGTCTGCCGAGATTGAAACTACTGGCCGTTTTTGGTACGGTATTTAGCGGAAGCCATACGAAATTTTCGGAAGTCGTGCAGTTCAGCGGTAAACATTTTTCGCTCGCAGTGGATCGCCCAGTGCCGCGCCATATGGATGGGGACGATGCGGGAATGGCGGATGCGCAAGAACCACTCGAGTTTCGCGTATCAACAAAACAATGGCAACAAGCAAAATTATAA
- the trmB gene encoding tRNA (guanosine(46)-N7)-methyltransferase TrmB produces MRARYKPWAADLIEAHPEIVIPNPEALKGKWHEEFGNDHPIHIEAGSGKGRFITGMAQANPDINYIGIELFESVIVTALQGALEPEGGIPNLRLLQVNAQELETFFEAGEIDRVYLNFSDPWPKTRHAKRRLTHESFLKLYERVLPEGGEIHFKTDNRGLFEYSLTSISEYGMLLKDVSLDLHANEPEWNIMTEYEEKFLKKGQPIYRLEAKFQA; encoded by the coding sequence ATGAGAGCAAGATATAAACCATGGGCGGCGGATTTGATCGAAGCCCATCCGGAAATCGTCATTCCGAACCCGGAAGCGCTAAAAGGCAAATGGCACGAAGAGTTCGGCAATGACCACCCGATCCACATCGAGGCCGGAAGCGGGAAAGGCCGTTTCATTACGGGCATGGCACAAGCCAATCCGGATATTAATTACATTGGGATTGAACTGTTCGAAAGCGTGATCGTGACAGCACTTCAAGGGGCGTTAGAGCCGGAAGGCGGCATCCCGAACCTGCGCCTCTTGCAAGTGAACGCGCAGGAACTTGAAACGTTTTTCGAAGCAGGCGAGATCGATCGCGTTTACTTGAACTTTTCGGATCCTTGGCCGAAGACGCGACACGCGAAACGGCGTTTGACGCATGAGAGTTTTTTGAAATTGTATGAACGTGTGTTGCCTGAAGGGGGCGAAATTCATTTCAAGACCGATAACCGCGGGCTTTTTGAATATTCGCTCACGAGCATTTCCGAATATGGTATGTTATTGAAGGATGTATCGCTGGATCTTCATGCCAATGAACCGGAATGGAATATCATGACGGAATATGAAGAGAAGTTTTTGAAAAAAGGGCAGCCGATCTACCGGCTGGAGGCGAAATTCCAAGCGTAA
- a CDS encoding PepSY domain-containing protein, translated as MDGSWIFMKTEPYKQHAVKTEVYKGGITRHRNDELEQYEFLADAYTGAVLKSPNHRRPTLKRPAVYPQGVLAFYSNTLSLRSSASMISLPSSFHLMRR; from the coding sequence ATCGACGGTTCGTGGATCTTTATGAAAACCGAGCCTTACAAACAACATGCGGTCAAGACCGAAGTGTATAAAGGCGGCATCACGCGCCACCGCAACGATGAACTCGAGCAATATGAGTTTCTGGCCGATGCCTATACAGGAGCTGTCTTGAAGTCACCAAATCATAGAAGACCCACGTTAAAACGCCCTGCGGTATATCCGCAGGGCGTTTTGGCTTTTTATTCAAACACTTTATCTTTACGTTCCAGTGCATCAATGATTTCTTTGCCGTCCTCGTTCCATTTGATGAGGCGGTAA
- a CDS encoding DUF84 family protein, with protein sequence MKLCVASTNPAKTGAVASALEKLGIQAEINQQEAQSGVSAQPFSIEETRVGAINRAHHVLGDCDAAIGLEGGVFELEGTLYLCNWGALVTSGGAVYVAGGAQVPLPAEVAMLLRAGEELGPVMDRYAQETGIRHHKGAIGILTAGKLNRVEMFSQIIVLLFGQWQANSD encoded by the coding sequence ATGAAATTATGTGTGGCATCGACCAATCCGGCTAAAACCGGGGCAGTCGCATCAGCTCTTGAGAAATTAGGCATTCAGGCAGAGATTAATCAACAAGAAGCACAATCAGGTGTTTCAGCACAGCCATTCTCCATTGAAGAAACCAGAGTGGGAGCGATCAATCGCGCGCATCATGTGCTTGGGGATTGTGACGCGGCGATCGGATTGGAAGGCGGCGTCTTTGAACTCGAAGGGACATTGTATCTATGCAATTGGGGAGCACTCGTTACGTCTGGTGGAGCAGTTTATGTTGCAGGCGGTGCGCAAGTTCCATTGCCTGCGGAAGTTGCCATGCTCTTGCGTGCTGGCGAAGAGCTCGGGCCTGTCATGGACCGCTATGCACAGGAAACAGGCATCCGCCATCATAAAGGGGCGATCGGCATTTTGACTGCCGGCAAGCTGAACCGTGTCGAGATGTTTTCCCAAATCATCGTTTTATTGTTCGGGCAATGGCAGGCAAACAGCGATTAA
- a CDS encoding thioredoxin family protein translates to MEKLQSVQQFTQLANSENVIFMFTAGWCPDCRVIDPIMPDIEKKFSDYTFVSVDRDEFIDLCIEKDIYGIPSFLGFREGQEQGRFVSRDRKTQEEIESFISNLSK, encoded by the coding sequence ATGGAAAAATTGCAGTCAGTCCAGCAATTCACGCAGCTGGCAAACTCAGAGAACGTCATCTTCATGTTTACGGCTGGATGGTGCCCCGATTGCCGGGTGATCGATCCCATCATGCCAGACATTGAAAAGAAATTCAGCGACTATACTTTTGTCTCGGTCGACCGGGACGAATTCATCGATCTATGCATCGAAAAAGATATTTATGGAATCCCGAGCTTCCTCGGATTCCGTGAGGGACAAGAACAAGGGCGTTTCGTCAGCCGCGACCGCAAGACGCAGGAGGAAATTGAATCGTTTATCTCCAACCTGTCGAAATAA
- a CDS encoding DUF1444 family protein: MKSAELFTILKERVANDQLSWTLDRQKDIANVRHKKLGKGMTISLPQVINRFETKGDSAIEEIAYTISETFQAMERESAGELPGEQHIYPVIRSTSFPEESREGHRFLTSPHTAETRIYYALDAGTTYRLIDEKVLESLALTAEQVQEIAKFQVKKLKTAVKEDHVAGNVFYFLNENDGYDATRILNETFLKDMKKKVQGDMTVSVPHQDVLIIGDIRNETGYDVLAQMAMHFFTNGKVPITSLSFVYENEALEPIFILAKNRPEKENDKK, encoded by the coding sequence ATGAAATCCGCCGAGTTATTTACTATACTGAAAGAGCGGGTTGCAAATGACCAGTTGAGCTGGACATTGGACCGCCAAAAAGATATCGCAAATGTTAGGCATAAAAAGCTGGGGAAAGGCATGACCATTTCCTTGCCGCAAGTGATCAACCGTTTCGAAACGAAAGGCGATTCAGCAATCGAAGAAATCGCCTATACAATTTCCGAGACCTTCCAAGCGATGGAACGGGAGTCAGCAGGGGAATTGCCAGGCGAACAACATATTTACCCGGTCATCCGCTCGACTTCGTTTCCGGAAGAATCGCGTGAAGGCCATCGCTTCCTGACTTCGCCGCATACAGCAGAAACGCGTATTTATTACGCACTCGATGCCGGGACGACTTACCGGCTGATCGATGAAAAAGTGTTGGAAAGCCTAGCGCTGACAGCGGAACAAGTGCAGGAGATCGCTAAATTCCAAGTGAAGAAGTTGAAGACGGCTGTCAAAGAAGACCATGTGGCAGGAAATGTCTTCTATTTCCTGAACGAAAACGATGGTTATGATGCCACGCGCATCTTGAATGAAACATTTTTGAAAGACATGAAAAAGAAAGTACAAGGGGACATGACAGTCTCAGTGCCCCATCAGGACGTCTTGATCATCGGTGATATCCGCAACGAGACCGGATACGATGTGCTTGCCCAGATGGCAATGCATTTCTTCACGAATGGCAAAGTGCCGATTACGTCCTTGTCGTTCGTCTATGAAAACGAGGCGCTTGAACCGATATTCATCTTAGCGAAAAACAGACCCGAGAAGGAGAACGATAAAAAATGA
- the ytpR gene encoding YtpR family tRNA-binding protein: MNAFYNKQGVGDVLLVQLTLEKPEKIHTEQFGDVTLIKNDQQEIAGFNLFQASDYADLQEGQPVEVTEALVTALQNALEKNGVSHTLEVDLTPKFVVGYVESKDKHPNADKLNVCQVAVGEETLQIVCGAPNVEAGQKVVVAKVGAVMPSGMIIRDAELRGVASSGMICSGKELDLPDAPAEKGILVLPEDAQTGSPFEMKV; the protein is encoded by the coding sequence ATGAATGCATTCTATAATAAACAAGGCGTCGGCGATGTGCTGCTCGTCCAATTGACATTGGAAAAACCGGAAAAAATCCATACGGAACAATTTGGGGATGTGACCTTGATCAAAAATGACCAACAGGAAATCGCCGGTTTCAACTTGTTCCAAGCAAGCGATTATGCAGACTTACAGGAAGGGCAGCCTGTAGAAGTGACGGAAGCACTCGTGACAGCGCTTCAAAATGCATTGGAGAAAAACGGTGTTTCTCATACCCTGGAAGTCGATTTGACCCCGAAATTTGTCGTCGGTTATGTGGAGTCTAAAGACAAGCACCCGAATGCCGACAAATTGAATGTGTGCCAAGTGGCAGTCGGCGAAGAAACCTTGCAAATCGTTTGCGGCGCGCCGAATGTGGAAGCGGGCCAAAAAGTGGTCGTTGCTAAAGTAGGGGCGGTCATGCCTTCTGGGATGATCATCCGCGACGCAGAACTACGCGGCGTCGCTTCTAGCGGCATGATCTGCTCAGGGAAAGAATTGGACTTGCCGGATGCACCGGCGGAAAAAGGAATTTTGGTATTGCCGGAAGATGCGCAAACAGGATCTCCATTTGAAATGAAGGTGTAA